The Nitrospira sp. genome contains the following window.
GATCCTGCATGGGCGCCTGATTTCGGGCCGAAGCAGTTGCACCAGACTGCCGGGGCCACCGTGGTGGGGGCGCGGTGGCCTCTCATCGCCTTCAACGTGAATCTCAAGAGTCAGGATCTTTCAGTCGCGAAGGCCATTGCCAAAGCGGTTCGGCAGTCGAGCGGCGGCCTGTCTTCTGTGAAAGCGATCGGCGTCGACCTACGCAGCCGGGGGCTCGTGCAGGTGTCGATGAATCTGACGAACCATCAGGAAACATCCCTGCAGAGGGCCTTCGTCGCCGTGCAGCAAGAAGCAGCGGCTCGCGGGGTAGAGGTGGCAGGAACAGAAATCATCGGTCTCGTGCCTGAGCAGGCCCTCATCGAAACAGCGCAGCAAGCCCTCTTCCTGGAAGGGTTCGAAAGCCGGCAGGTGCTTGAAGCACGTTTGGAGAGTGCGGAATCACGATCGGCCATCGGGCGTCTGGGTGCGTCCGCGCTTTCCAAGGAGCAGCCTCCGCCGGCCCGCTTCGGAATGCCTGATGTCAGACGACCTGACGAACAGGGGTTGACCGGAGGCAGCGTGGGTGCGCGTTCGGCTGCCCATGCCGCAGCCCTGGGGATCATGGTCGCCAAGTTACATCGCGCACGGGCGGTGGAAACGCGGTTGTCTGACATTTCTACGAGACTCCACGAATTGGTGCAGGTTGATCGGGACACTTACACGCGCGTGCTCCAGGCAAAGAAACTGTCGGCCGATCACCCCGATCGTGCGGTCGCGCTGTCGTCTAGTCTTATCGATGCAATCGAGGCACCGTTGGAGATAGTGAAGCTTTCTTGCGAACTCATCCCGCTTCTGCGCGGCCTCATGGCACAGGCGAAGCCGGAGGTGCAACCGGATCTGACCATGGGGTTGAGACTGGTCGACGCCGTCATCGATGGCTGCGTGGCGATGGTGGAAGAAAATATGAAAACTCAGCCAAATCAGCAGCTTATTGGATCGATGCGGCAGCGGTTTTCTCGTGTGGAACAAATGCTTGTGGATGCGAAATCGCTATGCTACACTCCGCCCTTCGATTCGTGGCCGCAAAACATGTTGAATATCCTGAAACTTCGCTGAAAGAGAGTCGAAGGTAGCTGACGATGGAAATTAAGGTCTTCAATAACAACGTTGAAAAAGCCCTGAAGGTCGCCAAGAAAAAATTGGCGGGCGAAGGATTGTTCCGCGAACTGAAGCGCCGCCGGTATTATGAGAAGCCGAGTGTCCGCAAGAAGGCGAAAGAGCGCGAGGCGCAACGTCGGCGGCAGAAGTGGTTGGCGAAGCGGCGGCCTGAATAGCCGTCGGGTATTCCTTCCTTCGGACGACTGGTTCGATTACTCCAGCTGAACTCCCCGTTCCGGTATCTCCATGCAGGCGCAACAGATCCACGCCGCCATCCGCACGGTCAAGCGGGAGATTGCCTGCTGGCCGGATCCAGTTGTTGGCGTTGTGGCGAAAGAGTCCGGCCGCGATCCTTTCCTGGTTCTGATTTCCTGCCTCCTCAGTTTACGGACCAAAGACAAGACCACCGCCGAAGCCAGTGCGCGCCTCTTTGCTCTGGCCTCCACCCCGGCCTCGATGCAGCGGCTCACTCCACAGGCTGTTGAGCAGGCCATCTATCCTGTCGGGTTTTACCGGACCAAGGCAAAACAGATCCTACAGATCTGCACCAGGTTGCTTGAGGACTACGAAGGGCGTGTTCCGGATTGCATCGAAGAGTTGCTGTCCTTGCCGGGAGTCGGACGCAAGACGGCGAACCTTGTCGTTACGGTGGGATATGAGAAGCCGGGGATCTGCGTGGATATTCATGTCCACCGGATCAGCAATCGGTGGGGGTACGTGAACACCAACACGCCGGATGAGACGGAACAGGCCTTACGCGGAAAACTGCCCCGCAAATATTGGATCACCTTCAACGACCTGCTCGTTCCTTACGGCCAACACCTGTGCCAACCCGTGTCGCCCTTCTGCAGCCGGTGCAAGATTGCGAAATATTGCGATCGAGTCGGTGTGACGAAAAGCCGCTGAATGCCGGTGCCTGTTCACGGTCAGAATGGACCAGTGCAGCGGATCGCTCTTTCGGCAGAGGCCGCATCTTCCTGGCAGAGCTCGACCTGCTCGATCTTGCCCTCGACCCGACTTTCGATTGTTCAGAGCGATAGCATCACAAAAACGTCCCTGCCCATGGCTGCGGCGGTGAGGCCAGGGGGCGTGCCTTGTTGACTCCTGTCAGAGATGTGTCGTGGTCAAAGAAGACAAACGTGGGCTTCGGGCTTCTCGCCCGTGAGGCCTATTTGCGCTGCTGACGACTTTTGACGCTGTTCACAAAATCGGCGATCGCGGCGTCGACTTCAGCGGCGGTCATGGCGCGATCATGCATTTCGCTCTCATCGAGCAGATACCGTGCGCCGTCTTTTTCCTGCCGAACCACCACGGAATTTTCCGGCGTGACCTCGACTCGCATAAACCATTCTTTTCCGCCCTGCGTGATGACCACTTCTTTCCCGAGCCCAATTTTGGTGATCTCGATTGCGAGCTCGGCGGACGCATCCGCGGCCTGGGCCGCGGGATTGGGCTGAAGCAGATTCAATGACAGCGCGAGGCCAAGGAGGAGCAGGGAAAATGCGGCAGTCCGATGGCCTGCCGAGGAAGTATACTCGATCGGTGACTGCGGCAGCATGGTGCGGAATTATAGCTGGCAGAGCAGGGAACGTAAACCCGCTTGGCGTCGGTACCCTTTCCGGCGCGTCAAGGCCCATGCTAGGATGCGCCGGTGATGAGCGACCTGTTGGCGCAGATCGAATCCTACGTGCCGGCGAGCGTGCTGATTTGGTTTGCCGTTTCGTCCGTGGTCATGTTCGTGGGAACCCTGATCGCGATTCCCGTCATCTTGATGCGGTTACCGGCGGATTATTTCGATACCCGGATTCCTCGCCCCTGGATGGAAAATCACCATCCGGTGCTGCGGCTGCTGGGGCATATCGTGAAAAACGTCGTCGGGGCGATTTTTCTCTTCGCAGGCTTTCTCATGCTCTTCTTGCCGGGGCAGGGCGTGCTGACCATGTTGATCGGTCTGTCGTTGATCGAGTTTCCCGGTAAGCGGCGCGTGGAAGCCAAAATCGTCGGACAGTCCACCGTCTTGAGCACGATCAACGCGATGCGAGCCAAGTTCAACAAACCGCCGCTGATCATTGCTCCCGAGTGACCGCCGTCGGCGTAGCTATTCGTTACGCCAATTATCCATAACCTGTGTCCCTAGTCCTCCATCATGCCCACTCTCTATCTGATTGACGGCAGCGCGTACATCTATCGGGCGTTTTTTGCCCTGCCCCCCTTGAGCAATTCTAAGGGGCTGCAGACCAATGCGGTCTACGGTTTCACCACCATGTTGATGAAAGTCCTGCGCGACCATCGTCCTGACTATGTCGCCGTGGTGTTCGATGAGAAAGGCCCGACTCATAGGCATGAGGCCTTTAAGGAGTATAAGGCGCAACGCCCTCCCATGCCCCAAGGCATGAGCGCCCAGGTTCCGTATATCCATCGCGTGGTGGAAGCGCTGTCTCTGCCGGTGATCCGGCAGGCCGGGTATGAGGCTGACGACCTGATTGGCACCCTGGCGCGAAAGGGGGAAGGCGAAGGGTTCGATGTCGTGATCGTCACCAGCGACAAGGACATGTTTCAGTTGCTGACTCCGAAAACACGCATTTACGATCCAGTGAAAGATAAGTGGTTCGGGGAGGCGGATTCACAGGTGCGGTTCGGCGTGGAGCCGGCGCGTGTGGTTGAGATTATGGGTCTCATGGGCGATACCAGTGACAATATTCCTGGTGTCAAAGGGATCGGCGAGAAAACAGCCGTGAAATTGATCACCCAATTCGGCACGATCGAGGAACTGCTGCGTCGCGTCGAGGAAGTGACTCCCACGAAAACCAAGAATCTTCTGCTGGAGCAGGGGGACAGCGCCCGCATGAGCAGGCAGCTGGCAACCATCCAGGTGGATTGTCCCATCGAGTTTGCCCCGGCTCATTTTCAAGCTAAAGCGCCACAGACCGATATGCTGGTCAGCTTACTCCGTGAGCTGGAATTCATGACGCTGGCCAAGGCCTTTCAGGGCGACACCCCTGAGCAGAACCGGTTAGGGGCTGAGGTGCAGCGCATTCACGATGCCGCCGGCGCGGAAGAGTTTCTGAAGCGGCAACAGCCGGACGCCATGCTGGGGCTGGCTTGTGTGTTGAGCGGTGAAGCCGGCGTGCGAGCGAACATCCAAGGTTGTGCCTTGGGCTGGCCGGACGGGACTGCTGCGTTTGTGCACGGTGAGGCGCAAGACTGGCCGCAGCCCCTGACGATGTATGTGAAGGATGGCAGCAAGTCGAAGGCGGTACAGGATCTCAAGCCGACCTTGCTGGCGCTCCAGCGGCAGGGGATCGAGATGCCAGGCCCCTACTTCGATACGATGGTCGCCGATTACTTACTCAACCCCAATCGACGCGCGCATACATTGGAAGCCATTGCCATGGACCTGCTGAGTTATCAGCTCGGCACGGGCTCCAGCGAGGAAGCGGACAAGGGGGCGCCGTCTTTGTTTGATGTCGATGAACGTGTG
Protein-coding sequences here:
- the ftcD gene encoding glutamate formimidoyltransferase produces the protein MSQIVECVPNFSEGRRPEVIQALAALAQSVPGVALLDETKDPDHHRAVLTFAGRPYAVAEVAFQMARLASQLIDLRSHHGEHPRVGVTDVMPFVPIRDITMQECVQLARMVAQRIGNELKIPVFLYEQAASRPERRQLEWIRKGGTTGLADRMAADPAWAPDFGPKQLHQTAGATVVGARWPLIAFNVNLKSQDLSVAKAIAKAVRQSSGGLSSVKAIGVDLRSRGLVQVSMNLTNHQETSLQRAFVAVQQEAAARGVEVAGTEIIGLVPEQALIETAQQALFLEGFESRQVLEARLESAESRSAIGRLGASALSKEQPPPARFGMPDVRRPDEQGLTGGSVGARSAAHAAALGIMVAKLHRARAVETRLSDISTRLHELVQVDRDTYTRVLQAKKLSADHPDRAVALSSSLIDAIEAPLEIVKLSCELIPLLRGLMAQAKPEVQPDLTMGLRLVDAVIDGCVAMVEENMKTQPNQQLIGSMRQRFSRVEQMLVDAKSLCYTPPFDSWPQNMLNILKLR
- the polA gene encoding DNA polymerase I → MPTLYLIDGSAYIYRAFFALPPLSNSKGLQTNAVYGFTTMLMKVLRDHRPDYVAVVFDEKGPTHRHEAFKEYKAQRPPMPQGMSAQVPYIHRVVEALSLPVIRQAGYEADDLIGTLARKGEGEGFDVVIVTSDKDMFQLLTPKTRIYDPVKDKWFGEADSQVRFGVEPARVVEIMGLMGDTSDNIPGVKGIGEKTAVKLITQFGTIEELLRRVEEVTPTKTKNLLLEQGDSARMSRQLATIQVDCPIEFAPAHFQAKAPQTDMLVSLLRELEFMTLAKAFQGDTPEQNRLGAEVQRIHDAAGAEEFLKRQQPDAMLGLACVLSGEAGVRANIQGCALGWPDGTAAFVHGEAQDWPQPLTMYVKDGSKSKAVQDLKPTLLALQRQGIEMPGPYFDTMVADYLLNPNRRAHTLEAIAMDLLSYQLGTGSSEEADKGAPSLFDVDERVVRQTGEAAAVTAKVAPLLRDRLKEQGSLSLFEQVEMPLVPVLADIERNGFLLDVEGLRALSKELERELEQMVGTIYRLGGGEFNIGSPKQLATVLFDTLGLKPLRKTKTGFSTDEDTLTQLASQHELPAQILSYRTLTKLKSTYVDALPQLVNPDTKRLHTSLNQTVAATGRLSSTDPNLQNIPVKGDYGLRIREAFIAPPGHQLLCADYSQVEP
- a CDS encoding endonuclease III, coding for MQAQQIHAAIRTVKREIACWPDPVVGVVAKESGRDPFLVLISCLLSLRTKDKTTAEASARLFALASTPASMQRLTPQAVEQAIYPVGFYRTKAKQILQICTRLLEDYEGRVPDCIEELLSLPGVGRKTANLVVTVGYEKPGICVDIHVHRISNRWGYVNTNTPDETEQALRGKLPRKYWITFNDLLVPYGQHLCQPVSPFCSRCKIAKYCDRVGVTKSR
- a CDS encoding 30S ribosomal protein S21 encodes the protein MEIKVFNNNVEKALKVAKKKLAGEGLFRELKRRRYYEKPSVRKKAKEREAQRRRQKWLAKRRPE